CGCGGCCCGAGTCGCTAGCCATCTACAAGAGCATGGACTACGGCAAGAGCTGGACGCCGTACCAGTTCTACTCCTCCCAGTGCCGGCGCATGTACAACCGGCCCAACAAGGCTGCCATCACCAAGCAGAACGAGCAGGAGGCCCTGTGCACCGACGGCCACACTGACCTCTACCCTCTCTCCGGGGGGCTCATCGCCTTCAGCACCCTGGACGGACGACCCTCCGGGAAGGACTTTGACAACAGCCCTGTCCTGCAGGACTGGGTCACAGTCACAGACATCCGGGTGGTGTTCAGCCGCCCGCAGCTGCCCAGAGAGCTGGGTCTgggggcgggaggaggaggaggaggggcgggggccgGCCGGGATGAGGACCCAATGTCGGTGTCGGCGGCGCTGCCGGCGTATTTCTACGCGGTGGGCGACTTCCAGGTGGGCGGGCGCTGCAAGTGTAACGGCCACGCCTCCCGCTGTCTGAAGGACAAGGAGGGGAAGCTGGTGTGTGACTGCAAGCACAACACGGAGGGCCCGGAGTGCGACCGCTGCAAGCCTTTCCACTACGACCGGCCCTGGCAACGAGCCAGCCCTCGCGAGGCCAACGAGTGTCTGCGTAAGTCTcaatccccccctccacacacacacacacacacacacacatacatacacacactaacccaccACCCTCAATTGGCTTTGACTGAGGGTCCATTCTATCCCACTGCAGTTCAGACTGTACCAGCCTGTCCTGCTAACACAGCGATACAGCAAATCTAGACAGAAGGGCCTTTTTGTGAAGGTGGACCGTGTTACTTTAACGGTTAGCGTAATTCATTTCTGTTGAATCGCTTTTTCGTCAGAGTTTCAGGCCTCGGAGCAGCTGTGTAGAACATTGAGGATTATCGGGATGAATAATAACAACCGTCTTATCATAGAAGTATCATTCCGCAGTCTGGTCTGTTCCTTAGTTCAATGGCCACCATGAAAAGACCATGCTAATTCCCTGTGACTGAGAGCAGGGTTTATTCTGGTCGATCTCTGTGTCTAGGCCACCCTCTCttggtccctccctctctccctctctctatctctctctcacccctcctcctgctctcctcatgAATGAAGGAGATATTCTATGGCAGAGTGACAAGCTCCTCAATGCGTCTCAGAATCCCTAATGAGGGAatgtgagaggaagagggatggagCCTCGCAGCGCAGCAGTCATACAGGCCTGTGAGGCGAGACCAACACAAACCTTcctgtctatctctcctcctgtctctctcttcctgtctctcctcctggctctctctctcctgtctctctctccacctgtctctcctcctgtctctctcctcctgtctctctctcctcctgtctgtctctcgtcctgtctctctctcctcctgtctctctctcctcctgtctctctctccacctgtgtctctctctatctgtctctctcctcctgtctctctcctcctgtctatctctcctcctgtctctctctcctcctgtctgtctctcgtcctgtctctctctccacctgtctctctctccacctgtctctctcctcctgtctctctcctcctgtctatctctcctcctgtctctctctcctcctgtctgtctctcctcctgtctctctctcctcctgtctctctctccacctgtctctctctccacctgtctctctcctcctgtctctctcctcctgtctctctcatcctgtctatctctcctcctgtctctctctcctcctgtctgtctctcctcctgtctctctctccacctgtctctctctccacctgtctatctctcctcctttctctctctcctcctgtctgtctctcgtcctgtctctctctcctcctgtctctctctcctcctgtctctctctcctcctgtctctctctccacctgtctctcctcctgtctctctcctcctgtctatctctcctcctgtctctctctccacctgtctctctcttctcctgtctgtctctcgtcctgtctctctctcctcctgtctctctctccacctgtctctctctccacctgtctctctctccacctgtctctctcctcctggctcAGGCAGGCTTTCTACTTCCGCCTCAGCTGCTCCCAATAACCTCCGAACAACGGGGAGATCCGTCTAGATTCAGGTGGCCGCTTTGTGTGAGAAccattttatttttcttctccagtGCAGTTTCAAATATTACATGCAGGCACGTAAGATTTGGGTCATAATAATTGGTAATGTTCTGAAGTATTTCTATGCATACTTCTAAATAGGGATGCACCGATACCAGCCAAGATACTTGTACCCGTAAAAATACCCCCAATACCAAAGACTGATacttcaattttttttattttattattaggaCAATGGTGTAGGTGAGAAATTAAATCTAGATGTGTATATAGCTGGTTGGTGCATTGTGTTCGCTTCCGGGGTGTCTGTTAGAACACAATTCTTGGacattttatttattgctaGGAAATGAGCTGAGTTTTCCGTATCTTAACCTACATGAATGGATGTGGTGGTGCTGAAACAACACAAGAACATCACACTCCCGAAACAGCATATTACAGAATATACAACAAATAAAATGTTACCAATGCCATCATAATTAAACAAATATTATACGGTCTATTAACATTATATTAGTAAAATCCGACCACTGTCGAAAACGAAACTATACATTCCACATTGTTGGGCCGGCCACTACATAGACTATTTATAAACTTTACAGAATTAAATAAGTTTAAACAATCAGAGGACTAAGAACGACAAACAAACAACTTCCTTTTATCATGAACGCTCTAGTTCactaaataaaaaaataggAGCATAAAAAGTATTAGCCTACTGCAGAAGACCAACCGTCTTTTCTAATAACTCTAGCTGATAGGTCTGTTGACAAGCGTAGTCGGTTTCCTATTGGCTGATCCCACCAGCCTTACTTAATGGTAATTATGCCCTTTGAAGGTTATTGGACACTGACATTTGAGCTTTTGGTTTGTGATAAGCACATATgaataatacttttttttttcgagTAATAATAAAGAAGCTGTTCTACATTCATTAGTCACAATGTGTTTTGCTTGGAAAAACTGCCACatcacaaaaaaacattttattttttacaggtATCGGTATGGGGGAGtaccaaaaaatatatatatcggTACACGTACTCAgtccttaatttttttttattctacaGAGGTTTTTATGTGTCTTTATCACACAAAGACACCCTTTCTGCTTCCTACTGAGTACATAGAATACTCCTTCTGTGTCCCTGATATTGTTTTAATATTCATTGACAGAAAAAAGGAGAGTGAGAAATTTCTGAACTTTGTATGGAGGTTAGATGGCCGGGTATGCACGTTGTCATGACTCCAAGGCAACACAACAATCGTATTTTAGATTCTAACATGGTTGTTGGTTGGGCTATATAGATTAAGTATGATGGTAGCTAACAACAAACCAAACCGCAGACATCCCCAAAGACTTGACCCTGAAATCTAACGGAGGGATTTGAGAATTCGTCTTCATTACAACGTAATCAACAGGACTCTCTCTCCACTCATTTAAAGAGATGTTTTCTGGGCTGAGCCTGGCGAAGACAAACTTAACCACCCCCTCACGGACAAGTCTAAACAGCGGAAGACAAATGTTGCAGTTGTTGGCACACCGCTCAGACAAAGTCATCCAAGAATGTCGTTTGGCAGTGGTTAGGTGTACTACAGACCAAGTAGAAAAACTGAAACATCCACACACTGAAAACGTGCCAAGTTAAAATTACAGCAATTTTAGTGACTTCTTGTTGATGTTAAGGGATTATCTTTGGAATGGATTATTAGTCTTGTGTGATAAAGTGAACACTGTTTTGATATATGATATTGAAACGGTACATTTCTTTCATGGGGGATTTATAAGGTTTTAAAGGAATGTTAATTCCCAATAAATATACCGGCATTTATTTTTTACTCCTACAGTACAGTGCTGTGCCAGTTTTGCTGGTAGTACACTTCGTCAAAaggttctttttttaaataactgGAATAGGCAGAACCAAATTCAGGTCATTTTGCCTGTCATAAAAATTTGTTGCCATAGGAAAATAACACTGTACTGGAAGCCCCTGTCCCCCTTTTCACCTTTCCCTGTAACGAAATAAAATTACAAGCGAataaggggaaaaaaaacacggAGTAGGACATTGAAAAACAGCATATATTTTTCTAACATGTTGTAATTGCCAGCGTGCTGGCCTGAAACCATGTTTAGCATTGAGCAGTGCCAGGTCTGCTTATTgaggagggagagtgacagGGCCTGCGGTCCAGAGCAGGGCGGTTGCAGCTCTGCCCAACGAGCTGCTCTGTTCCTGTGCTTCTACTGGGTCCCCTGATCccgccttgcacacacacatcctgacacacacacatcctgacacacacacacatcctgacacacacacacacaaactgtacagtacacacacactaacccctctccttctcagacCCTGGGTCTCTGAACTCCTCCTCTTGTTCGTGATTTGATCCCCTAtattcacccctccctcactgtCACCCCTCAGGTTGTTAGCCTCATCgtcccactccccctctcccatcttCTCTGGTCTCTTTACCTCTACCCCAATCTgggtgtctttctctccctctctttatctctgctcccctcctcccctcctccacaccctccctctgtcctgcgTCCTCTTGTAGTTCGGGAAACCTTCCGCCCACTTCCCGTAGCTGGGTCCTCGGTGGCCCTGCCAGGTCCCTTCTGTCCGTCAAACCTGACCAGCAGGCCTGTGCCGGCCAACACTGATGACCTCATCACAGAGCTGATACACGGCGGTAAAAAGCCAGTCCGCTACTACCTGATCACAGACCCCGACAGGCCAGGCTCAGGGCTTCGTCCCTTCCTGGTTTCTTGTTCCAGAAGGAGCTTTACGGCTCAGTCCCTCACGCCTCctcacagtgagctggagggtCTGTGAAAAGCATCCCTCAGGAACACTGGAGCTCACTTTCCAAATGTCACCTCCCTTTGACGGGTTCCCcccagttttttttctctttctttctttctctctccctttcactgtacacctgtccctctttctctctctccctctctctctccctctctctccctccctctctctctcgctctctctctcgctctctctctggttcagtGGAGGGTAGGTTGTGGCCTGGGCAGGAAGGCCTACAGCGATCGCAGCGTCAGGCTCAGTCTGCagctgaggagtgtgtgtgtgtgtgtttagactgGGCAAGGGGTGTGAGACCAGCGTGACGTGTCAGAGTGAAGGTCCCTCAGGTGTCACCGTAGCCCCCCTCTGTGCCCCCCTCTGAGCCCCCCTCTGAGCCCCTGGGCGTCAGGCAGAGGGCCGGGCGGGGTTAGGGGGGCTGGCTGAGGTCATGATCCTGTGAGGGGTGATGACAAGGTTAAACTGACGGGTAGACACCCCTGGGGGGGCTGGgcggggggagcagggggggggggaacggggATGTGGAGAGTTGGTGAAAACCAAGTGGACCAGATCACCAATCCTACCCCCTTCTGCCCGTCTCTTCTGAAGGAGACCGCACTCCAAATATAGCATCACATTCAGTGAAACGAATCAGACCATTTTAAATAAACACGGGGCGAAAATAATCTCCACGCAGGCAAAAAGTGACATTGGACTCCGCGGCCCCTTCACTTGTTTCTCAATCCTCGACTCGAACCTCGGCATTAAACCAGAAGGCTTAAAGGGGCTCTTTTGTGTCTCCTGGTGGCAGTTGAGTCTTTGTGTGGTTGTGCGAGCCAGGAGTACTGTCTCCTCGGGGACTGTGTGATTGTTCACTGGTCTCTGCTAATGTTTGACGTGCGCCTCGCTGAGATTACTGTCTAGGGTTTTGGCAGTCCCTGGATCCGTCTGCAGACAcaaaccagcacacacacgctccccaaaccagcacacacacactcccctgaaCGCAGCCATGAATCCTGCCCACAGACTCGGCTTTACAAATCCCAGCTTGAAGAGTTTGAAGAAAAGAACCCCGTAAAGGTAACAGGTCTGTTTTTGTTGATGAAAACcatgaaaaaaatataaaaataaagctATGATTTACCGCACATCAACTTTGTTTGAGCCAAAAGAATGTGGTAACAGACGATAAAAAATGTTACTGGTAGTGACGGAAGTTTTCCTGCGTTGCTAGGGACCTGAGGAACTGTCACGGCAACAGAGCAGAGACGTtagaggggtcaaaggtcatggcCCAAGACAGATTCGATTGGCTCACACTTAGAAAGTGATGAACTCATTGGCTCATTACGAGGGGCCTTGGAATGGTTTTCCACCCATGATGAGGCTTGTGCCAATGAGACCTCCAtatagtggggggggggggggggggggggcccttggCCCCAGAGCCTCCTTCTCTGAGGGGCTCCTCTGCCTGCCAGcttgctcccccccctccctcattagcagagggaggccaggccaggcctggTCCTGGGTAGTGTTGGGCCAGGTCTGCTGGAAACCTGGAGCTGGCCTCTGGGGGCATGAGGCTGGGGCCATGAGGCTGGGGCCCAGAGCCCATCCATCTGTAATGGAGCAGGAGGGCCTGGCTGCTCCCAGAACCAGGCCTCCACTGGGCTCTGCTGGTTCCATAACGAGAACCTGGAAGGATTAGTGTGGAGGCCATGCTACAATATGACCATCTTTACCTTATTGAGGTGATCCATGTGTTCCATCTTAATGGAGTGAGTGTGGGGTGGGTTTATTCCAGCTCAGTACCAGGAGAACTCGGCCTGTACATGTTCCTGTATCTGGAACCTGGCTGTTGGGTCGTCTTTTATAACCCCTCATCAAAATTCGCAAATGGAGAAAGTGCATCACCAATATCAAGTACACACCAGCTCAGAACGCACAATGCGTCCAACTGGCCATGTATGGAAACAAGCTTGGGAGTTCCTTTAATACCTCTTGAAGTTATTGACCCCTGATGTAACAGGTGGTGTTAGGTCATGTCTACCGTTCTGAGAGTGCATAGTTGAAGTTGAATGTAAGCGACCAGAATGAGGAAAacagagtagagacaggaggcTTGGAACTCGGTcgccagccagctcagtctttGTGGCGGAGGCCGGTGTTTTAGGAGGGCCAACCCTTGTTTTTTGGAAACTATTAGCTGGAATTAGGGGGACTTTGACAGATGGGATGGAAGGGCGGTCCAGGAGtaatgtttgcatgtgtgtgttggtgtgtgtgttggtgtgcgagtgtccttgtgtgcgtgtctggtgTGTTGCGGTGTGAGCCCaagatgtatgtgtgagtgcgttTGGGTTCTGCCCCAGCCAGACTCCCATcctcagggagagaggagggggaacatGGGGAGGTGTTGAGATCTGcacacccaccaacacacagaaGCCCCAGCGCGCCGCACACTCCacctctcactccttctctttcttcatctctttctgcctctctctctctcctcactctctatgtctcttgctcgctctctccccctcccaccccccacccccttctccctttctctgacaTGGGGCAGATGGCTGCTGGACCCTGATTATAATTTCAAAGCAGCGCTCCATCTTTTCACAGCGTTTCCCCTCCCTGCAAGGGCAGAGGGAGGTCAGCTCCCTTCTCCTACTGCAGCACCGCCACATATCCATCAAGCCACGTTTTGGGAACAGGACTGAGAAAtgactttctccctcccttcctccctttctccctttcttgcacacacacatagacatgtcGTATGGTCACACTATCATTTGGATTTAAGCACCATGGAATAATGTGTCGAGTGAACTTGGTAGTAGCACATCTCCCCCTGTCTGGATAATAAACGAGTTCAGTGTGTGGTTGGGATGGGATAACCTTGCTTGGTAGGACCTGCCTCGACCAGCCAGGCTCCCTGCTGTCAGGCAGGGCAGTACTGGCCTCCAGCTCTAGAGGGCAGCGTGACGTGGCAGCgctcagacaaacacagacttgTCTCCGTCACCATGTTGTTGTTACATGTATGTGCCATGTTCCCGCCGTCTCTGATGACTTAACCCCACCCAGGGCTGCCGCCCCAGGGGCTAGCTAGGTGCCCCGACACTTCAATGACTTCCAGCGTGACACCTAAATGAGCAAGGGGTGTGCAGGGGGGGGGTACCTTCTGTGCTTTCGAATAATTACACAGGCCAGGAATgttgttctaaaatcagcagcCTTATGAAATGGTGCCTTTGGGGTAGTTAGCCTGAGAcacgggggtgtgtgtgtgtgtaggtgtgtgtgtgtgtgtgtgtgtgtgtgtgtgtgtgtgtgtgtaggtgtgtaggcgtgtgtgtgtgtgctgtcctgtAAGTATGTGATGTGGAAGAATGTGTTCTGAGCTAGATGctgtgtggagagagacagacagatacacagacagacagacagatacacagacagagacagacagacagacagacaggcaggcagacagcttaGGGGCTCAGTGTCATAGATTTGCCAACATGATCTACTGAGGTATTGGGTTTCTTGGTAGAAGTTGGCTGTATGTTTCTTGTTCTTGTTGCAGTGAACCAGCATGTAACAGCATAGACAGGACTTTCAGGATAGCAGACTGTCAAATATCAAAAGCAGTGTCACAAGGTTAATGTTGGATCTCTGGGAACAGCTTCCCAAAGCctgaggcatgtgtgtgtgtgagggtgtatctgtgtgtgagaaagagaaagcaagagatagTCCAAgcattgtgcatgtgtgtgtactatgtgtctgtgtgtgtgtgtgtgtgtgtgtgtgtctgtgtgtgagagagagagagagagagagagagagcaccatGTAATCTAGAAGTGAGATCTGAGATGCTGCTTTTCATTCCTGTGCCAATGCAAGCAGCCTGGGCCGTAGCGTGCCGCCCCGCCCTGCCCGCTCCCCCGTGCCCCCATCCACTCTGTCCCACAGATGGTAGCAATCACCAGCAGAACCGAGGTGCCCACCGgcagtgtgggggggaggggagggggggagggtaagGGGGTGGGGGTTCTCCACGTACACTAATTGAATCTTGTCAAAGTCGCTTACCCCCCCTTGTGCAGATTTACTTGCTGGGAAGAGAACTTTTCTTGCTTTATTTTTttggaagtgtgagtgtgtgtgtttttgttctctGTAATGTTATAAAGCCAACTATGTTTTTGTAACAGTTTGCCATCTTCTATTAGAGCTCTCTGCAGTGTACGCCTTTTAAAACGTGCCTGTGAAAAGATGTGGTTTGGGCTGCGGGCCACACTGTAGTTCATCATGGCATGAGGAGAGCTCTGCTCCAGTCTCTGTCTCACTTCAGTGCTGAACCAGCTGCCCAGACCACTAGAGAACAGGGTTCTTTACGGTCTTCTTTGACAGCGTACTAGCTGTAGATGTGGTTCTATGCAGACTAGTTCTACATGTGGAGTCTGGTGAGGTTCTATGCAGACTAGTTCTACATGTGGAGTCTGGTGAGGTTCTATGCAGACTAGTTCTACATGTGGAGTCTGGTGAGGTTCTATGCAGACTAGTTCTGCATGTGGAGCCTGGTGAGGTTCTATGCAGACTAGTTCTACATGTGGAGCCTGGTGAGGTTCTATGCAGACTAGTTCTACATGTGGAGCCTGGTGAGGTTCTATGCAGACTAGTTCTACATGTGGAGCCTGGTGAGGTTCTATGCAGACTAGTTCTACATGTGGAGCCTGGTGAGGTTCTATGCAGACTAGTTCTACATGTGCAGTCTGGTGAGGTTCCAGGCTGCAGGATCCTTTCCGTCCTCCTGCCTTGTTATGGAACAGCCCCGCGGGGGCAAACCCACCCACTTCGGCTAGTTTCCCTCCACAAGGCTCCACAGCCTGGATAATAGCTGCCTAAAAGGTCCATTTAAGACTCCAAACATGACACAGCCAGTTTCTATCTAACACCCCTACtgtcccagcctcacacacacacacagacacttgtgACATCACGGCCCTAGGCTGTATCTCACACATGAGTCATCATCCAGTGTCATTAAAGGCATTAAGCTGTCCCACTCCCAACTTGCTGCTGTTTGAGTGGCACCGTGTCCAGCCTCCGGCCCTCTGCACTGAGCATGCTCAGACACAGAACACGACTCTCACAGGGGTCTTGAAGGACCTATTATGATCCCACCACTAGTTTCCTACCCACACATGAGTGTCTCATTCACAAATCGATATCAGCGGCGTAACTCCCTCTGTATGTCAGGTCTTGTTTCTGCATGAATCAAATGGCTGGCTTGAAATCAGATATGTTTCTCTGAACAGTTACATGAACCAGCTAcagtgtttccctctctcttccatttTCCCCTTACCCCTCTTCCTGCTGTGCCATCTGGCAGGTCACTGTGGTAgaactgtaggtgtgtgtgcgcgtgtgtgtccctgtgtgtgcgcgcaggcGTGTgcggggagtgtgtgagagggtcgTTGAGATCAGTTTTCATGCATCCTTTTTCAAAGCGAAGCCAGTTTGTCAGGTCAGCTTGGGTTGATTTCTGTCTCAGGGCCAGTGTCTGTTTCCAGTTAGGAGACGCGCAGACATACACAGAGACTGGGAAACATAGAAAGGCAGAGATAAGAGTGTTTGGATGTGATAAGAGAGAGtcgaccagagagaccagagattAGGCAGACGCAAGTACAAGCCACCGTGTCCTTCCAAACCAGGCAACCCCTGGTCCTAACCTCGTTAAACACCACCCCTGTTGCTGCCGTCCACAGtgagacggagagatggagagagagagaaagagaaagtatgaaaaggggaggaagagagagaaaggataagagaaagtgggagggaaATAAAAGAGGGGAGAGCATAAAGTCATTGAAAGACAGgatgagagaaaggggagatggagggagatagggTTATcggcagggggcggggggattAGGGACTCTCAGTTCAAAGGCCTCCTGAGAGCTGGCTCTTAAGATGATGGCGTGTGGCTAACCGCaaatagaggggagggggggcaaggagggagggaggcgggccAAAAcccagccttgtgtgtgtgtttctgtgtgtgtgtgtgtgtgtgtgtgtgtgtgtgtgtgtgagagagagacagttactcagggatgtgttttgtgtgatttAGTATGACAATACAAGCGTGCTCAATAGTATAAACCATACCTTGGTGTCAAATGTTTTGCCTCTTCAGTATGGTGCAGTATGCTGTGTGCgacagtgtgagtgtgcatttgtgtgtgtgtgtgtggttttgtgtgagAGGGCTGTTACGCCTGGTCAGTCCAGCCACCTGCTCAGGGCACCAGGAAGCACCAGGTTAATTATCTCCTCATTAGAGCCAAGCCAGTGTGCagagttaacacacacacacacacacacacacacaaagggatgGCAGGGGCCCACATAGCAGAGCGTGGTAGCCAGGCCAAGGGGACCCCAGGGGGGCTCAGGTTTGGCCGGGGGCCCTGGGCCtggagggaggcctgggggggaaggtggtggagagcaggagagctgCCTCCAGTTTCAAGGACCAGTTTTAGCCATGGGATTTGGCTTTTCCACACACATCCAAAATCAATTGGCAGTGTTGGCTTGGCTTGGGCCGAGGTAAAGGAAAATGAGGTTAGATTTATGCCACACATATGGAGAAGGGGGTTGGAGACCTTGCGCGCTCAGTGAGCGCACTAACTAGTGCGTTTTATTTGCATTGCATTGCCGTTTTATGAGGTCATTTGTCAGACAAACGTGTGCACAGACTTGTCTGTTCCGGACACCTGCTGGGTCAAGCTGAACATGTGGGCATCCAAATACATTCAGCCTATCAGATTATCTTGATGCTTTcaccacacctctctctcctccacacctcttctgcctctctcctccacacctcttctgcctctctcctccacacctcttctgcctctctcctccacacctcttctgcctctctcctccacacctcttctgcctctctcctccacacctcttctgcctctctcctccacacctcttctgcctctctcctccacacctcttctgcctctctcctccacacctcttctgcctctctcctccacacctcttctgcctctctcctccacacctcttctgcctctctctctctcctcctcacctcttctatccctctctctcttcttcacgCCCCCTCCCAGGGCTCTGGCCACACCCCCTCCCAAAGCTCTGGCCACACCCCCTCCCAGAGCtctggccacgccccctcccAAGGCTCTGGCCACACCCCCTCCCAAGGCTCTgggctgtcttcctctcctgctccttcttccAACAGATAACAATTAGTGAGAGTTTTCACAGAGCTGCAGTGCAACTTTGATGTGTTAATGAATTGAAAAATGGCCCTCGCTGGTGTTCAGTTATCCCTGCTGAgcctaattgtgtgtgtgtccatgtattCAGCACTTCAAAACAAACTCATAAACATTCCTAATGCTGCACAACAGATCCTCACGCTACAGCAGTGgcaactctctctccccctctctccctctctcttcctctctcttcctctctctcacactctccctctctcccacacaccacacactttcACTTTCTCCATCcttcaccctctttctctccctcctgtttCATTCTGTTCCTCTCCATTTCCTTCATCCTCCCCTACAATCTCAATCTCCTGCATGGGCCTGTCTGCTGGTGCTGTGGGCTGAGGAGGCCTGCATGGGCCTGGACACCAATACCCGGCCGGCTGCTAGCTTTCATGTCCCACTACAAGGTGTTAATGGACACAAGTgctctcagctgtgtgtgtttcagacgtTTGATCacatccaccctcccccccccccacacacacacacacacacacacacacaccacctccaacAGACTGCTGTGTTCTTTGTCATGAACCTCTTGAAGAAGTGAGACAGGCTGCTCTCACGTCATTAAGCCCCCCCAGTAGGCATCCACAGGATTATTCCTTTCTGTACCAGCTGGGTTTCATTCCGTAGGCCATTCACAGTGTCTGGTAGGTTACTAGAGAAATAACGTCTTCCATACCTGGACTGTTTGGATTGCATTATTGCAAAAAACGTAATTCTGTCTTAAAGATGCTTGGGAACCTGAGAGTGTTccagctccctcctctgcccccccccccccccccacccagttCGACCTCCCATAGAAGTGTCCAGAGCCTTCCTGTTGAACGGCtctggggtcaaaggtcaggccTTGACTCGGGGCCTCCGACCATAAGCACCACACCAGGGTGTCCACCACAGAGCTGGAGAAACTGGACCACTCCAACAGGGATTCGAACCCAAACAGTTTCGAATTAAGTGCAGCATGCCATACAAATTGGCTGTGTAATAACGGGCAGATGGAATGGGGAAACAGTCTGGGAATGTGTGCTTTTATCCCAGGGGCCTGTGACCCTGGAAAATcaggcctccctcccccccctccctccccccccctcactccccccctccctctttccccccctccctctttccccccctccctctttccccactcctcccccccctccctccctccctccctcccccactcctcccctccccccccctccctccctccctccctccctccctc
This DNA window, taken from Hypomesus transpacificus isolate Combined female chromosome 13, fHypTra1, whole genome shotgun sequence, encodes the following:
- the ntn2 gene encoding netrin 2; the encoded protein is MREAWRWLLGLCLLTSSASPHARANPFVGQQTPPDPCYDDAGAAHRCIPEFINAAFAKEVGVSSVCGRPPSRYCSVVERSDERPSVRTCHVCDAADPRRHHPASYLTDLNSAHNLTCWQSENLQASPHNVTLTLSLGKKFEITYVSLQFCSPRPESLAIYKSMDYGKSWTPYQFYSSQCRRMYNRPNKAAITKQNEQEALCTDGHTDLYPLSGGLIAFSTLDGRPSGKDFDNSPVLQDWVTVTDIRVVFSRPQLPRELGLGAGGGGGGAGAGRDEDPMSVSAALPAYFYAVGDFQVGGRCKCNGHASRCLKDKEGKLVCDCKHNTEGPECDRCKPFHYDRPWQRASPREANECLRKSQSPLRETFRPLPVAGSSVALPGPFCPSNLTSRPVPANTDDLITELIHGGKKPVRYYLITDPDRPGSGLRPFLVSCSRRSFTAQSLTPPHSELEGL